GGCTGAATTTATCGCTAACGCCACTAAGGTTCACGGATTTGCCGTGACCAGCGTGTCGAATCCGGCCCAGTACGCGGCACTAGCGGCACTGACTACCGGTCGCGATGACGCCAAGCCCATGCGGGAAGCCTACCAGCAACGGCGCGACTTTGTAGTGGCTAAGTTAAACGAATTGGGGTATCAGCCCCTAAAACCCGCGGGGGCGTTCTACACCTTCTCGAAGATTCCGGCTAACTTTAACCTGAGTTCGGTCGAATTCGCGGAGAAGCTGGCCGAAGAGGGCAAAGTGGGCGTGACGCCGGGAAATTGTTTCGGTGAGAGTGGCGAGGGCTACTTCCGAATCTCCTACGCGGCGTCGATGAACGATATTCAGACGGCCATGGAACGTTTGGCCGCCTTTACGGAGAAGTTAACACAACACGCTTAGGTTGAGTGAAGCGCGGCAATGAGAAAGGGTGACATTTTTATGAGTGAAGGGTATACAGTTGCAATTTTAGGTGCTACGGGTGCCGTGGGAACTCGGATGATTCAGCAGTTAGCGGCGTCAACGATTCCGGTCGCCCGGCTGAAGCTCTTAGCTTCCCAGCGGTCGGCGGGAAAGACGCTGACGTTTAAGGATCAACAAATTACGGTGGAAGAAACCACGCCAGATTCCTTTGACGGTGTCGACATCGTGTTAGCCTCGGCGGGCGGGAGCGTGTCCAAGAAGTTCCTGCCGGAAGCCGTTAAGCGGGGGGCCGTCTGTGTCGATAACACCAGTGCCTTTCGGATGGAACCGGACGTACCGTTGGTGGTCCCAGAAGTCAACGAAAATGTGTTACCACGCCATCACGGAATTATTGCGAACCCGAACTGTTCGACCATTATGATGATGGTGGCCCTAGAACCGATTCGCCAAGCCGTAGGGCTCAAGCAGATCATCGTGTCGACCTACCAGGCCGCTTCCGGGGCCGGGCAAACCGCGTTAAACGAACTGTACAGTGAAGCGCAAGATTACCTGGATCATAAGGACATGCAGGCGGAGATCTTCCCGACCAAGGGAGAACCGAAGCACTACCCGTTAGCCTTTAACCTATTGCCGCAAATCGACGTGTTGGAAGATAACTACTACTCGCATGAAGAGTGGAAGATGATTCACGAAACCAAGAAGATCATGTTAGACGACATGGATGCGCCCGATATCAAGGTCACGGCGACCTGTGTGCGGGTGCCCGTCCCGATTAGCCACGGGGAATCTATCTGGATCGATACCGGTGATCCAGATGCCACGGTTGACGAACTGCGCGCGGCCATTGATGCCGCTCCCGGTGTGGTCTTACAAGACGACCCGGCGCATCAAGTTTACCCGCAACCCATCAACGCTACGGGCAAGCGCGAAACCTTTGTCGGCCGGATTCGTGCCGATCTGGAAAACCCCGGGGCGTTCAATCTTTGGGCGGTTTCCGATAACCTCTTAAAGGGTGCGGCGTGGAATACGGTACAAATCGCAGAACGCTTAGTCGCCCAAAAGCTCGTCTAATGATTATCAAGTGAAGACGCAGATCGGTGTGTGTGGGCAAAGCGGGCACCGGTAACCCAAACGAAACATTAAATCTGGCCGGTGGTCGCCGCCGGTCAGCTAATCAGACAAATAGGGGGCCCTCGCGACTTGCGAGGGTCCCCTATTTGTGATGCGAGGATTATTCCAAAGACGTGCGCCCAAGCGGATTACTTTAGGCGTGCCACGAAGGCCTGAAACAGGGCCCGTTGATGAGCATCAGCCGCCCACATGTTTTCCGGGTGCCACTGGACGCCTTGGATGTTAGCGTTGGGCGTTTCGATGCCTTCAATCACGCCGTCGTTAGCCCGGGCCACCACCCGCACGCCAGGAGCCGGGGTTTTGATGGCTTGGTGGTGCCGTGAGTTGACAAAGGGGTGCGACCCCACCGTGCGTTGGAGCGCTGAGGGACTAACCGTGACGTAGTGAGTTGGCAGGTTTCCCGGCGCGATTTGGTGGTGTTGAAGCCGGTCGTCGCCGGGGTATTGGGTCGCGAGATCTTGATAGAGGGTGCCACCTAAAGCGACGTTAATCAGTTGCATCCCCCGGCAAATGCCTAAGATGGGGATGTGCTGGGCCACGGCGTGTTGGGCCAGGGCGATTTCGAACAGGTCACGCGGCCGGTAGGTGAGCCCCAACGCGGGGACCGGGTCCTCGCCAAAAAGCGTGGGATCGATGTCCGGGCCGCCGGTAAAAATAATCCCGTCTAAGCGACTGAGGAGACCGTCTACCTGGTCCGCCGGCAGGTGGGGGAGACTAACGGGAATCCCGCCACTTGCCAGGACCGCGTTAACCGCGTCTCGGGGAACGAAATCGGCGTGTTTTTCGTTAATGACGGGGGTGGTCGCAAAGAGCACATCCGCCGTGATACCAATAAGTTTACGCATTGAAGCAACTCCCTTATGCTATGGGTTATAGGGCTAATTTTAGCTTAAGTTCTTCGATTGTCAATTAAGGGGGGGATTCATCGTGGGCCCGTCCAACCCGGACGTCGCTCACGGTGATCATCGTGAAACCTGTTCACGTTAACGTGGGCGGTTAGCACCTAAACGGCGGGATTCCTAGCGATTTGGTAACATTTTGGGCTAACCGATTAAACGTCCCACCCATCAATCCCCTGCTGTGTTAAAATATGGCTTAGACGTTTTAGGGGGCGATACCATGATTTACGGCACCGGCATTGACATTACGGATCTTGCTCGGGTCAAAGAAGTGGTCACGAAATATCCCAGTTTTTTGACCCGGGTGCTCACACCCGGCGAATTGGTCGATTATCAACAGTTGAGTGGTCAACGCGCAATCGAGTACCTGGGGGGGCGCTGGTCGGTCAAAGAGTCCTATGGGAAGGCTCTGGGGACTGGTATCGGGCACGACTTTGGGTTTCAAGACCTTGAGGTCCGCGATAACGCCGCGGGACGTCCCGTCGTTAAGTTTCACCCGTTTGGGGGCATAGCCCACGTCTCGATCTCCCATACCGCGAGCGTGGTCATGACACAGGTTATTCTAGAAAGAGGGCAGTCATAATGGCAGTAGGGGAACATCGGCCAACGCGTCTGGTGATTGATCGCCAGGCCCTACGGCACAATATTCAAACGGAAGTAAAACGCTTAAAGTCGGATTGTGAACTTTTCATGGTTGTGAAGGCGAACGGGTATGGTCACGGTGCCGTTCAGGTTGCGCAAGTCGCTAAGGATGCGGGTGCAACGGGATTTTGCGTGGCTATCCTGGACGAAGCCTTAGAATTACGCGCGGCCGGGTTTAATGATCCCATTCTAGTGCTGGGCGTAACCCGCCCCGAGGATGCCGTACTGATGGCTCAAGAGCGGATCTCGACCGTGGTGGCGGATATCAAGTGGCTGCGAGAAGCCAGTCGTTACCTGGAGCTAACGCCACACAACCGGCCCCTTAACGTGCACCTAGGTCTCGATACGGGGATGGGCCGGATCGGGTTTCGAACGACCGATGAGCTTACCGCGGCCCTGAATTTCTTGAGTGTGCAGGTTGACGATTTTAACTTTGAGGGGATTTTTACGCACTTTTCTACGGCGGACGATCCAGACGACACGTACTTTAAGCAACAGCTCGCCAAGTGGCGGGAGCTAACGGCGGTGTTACCGTTTAGGCCACGTTACGTCCACGTCTCGAACTCCGCGACTAGTTTGTGGCACGATGCCTGCAACGACAATATGGTACGGTTTGGGGCGGCTGGGTACGGGTTGAACCCATCCGGAACGGCCATTCCCCAGACGCCATATCCGTTACAACCAGCGATGCAACTGGTGAGTGAGTTAGTCTACACGAAGCGGTTACACGCCGGGGAGTCCGTCAGTTACGGTGCCACTTATACGGCACAAACCGATGAATGGGTCGGCACGGTGCCGATTGGCTATGCTGACGGTTATGAACGCCGGTTACAGGGCTTTCACGTCTTGGTCGGTGGGCAGTTCTGTGAAATTATTGGGCGGATCTGCATGGATCAATTGATGATTCGATTACCCCAAAACTACGTGCGGGGGACTCGCGTGACGTTAGTGGGCACCAACGGCGGTCAAACCATTACGTTACAGGACATGGCGGATTACTGTGGCACCATCCATTACGAGATTGCCTGTGGCTTTACGAGTCGCTTGCCACGGCAGTACCGTGACTAATTTATATGGATTGTCGTTTCAAGGGTAACTGTTTCGTGGTAAACTGTATGAGAAGAGTCAATTAACCACTAGGAGGGTTACCATGATTCGTTCTCAGCAAGCGGTTCACCCCAAGTTTCGGGTTCAGATTTCTCGAAATGTTCGGCAACAGGCGTTAGTGCCCCTACCGGCAGCGGATGCGCGGCAGTTGGCCCTGATTATTGGTTACCAGGCGATGGCGTTGATTAATCGTGATTTGACGCGGGCCTTTACGCCCTGTGAAGAAGAAGCAGAGCGGCGGTTGACTCAATTTCGTATGACGCAACACTAATAAAACAGAGATAGGGGATGGCGGCCCATGGCCCGTGTTGAAGTTAAACGCGGTGACGTATTCTTCGCCGATCTATCACCGGTCGTTGGTTCGGAACAGGGTGGCATGCGCCCCGTGTTGATTATTCAAAACAACGTGGGGAATCACTATAGTCCGACCGTAATCGTGGCGGCAATCACCGCCCGGATTGAGAAGCCTAAAATGCCGACCCACGTCGGTATTTCGGCGGACAATACCGGCATTGAGCGGGATTCCGTCATTTTGCTTGAACAAATCCGGACGATTGATAAGCAACGATTAAAAGACCAGGTGACCCATTTAGATGTTAAGACCATGGCCGCAGTTGATGCGGCGTTGGCCACCAGCATTGGTCTGGCGGATCGGTCCCGGAAGAAACGACCAACTAAAAAAGTACATAGTAATCGTCAAACGCGCGTGCAGTGATGCTGCGCGTTTTTTGTGGTTAAAGACACCAAAAAACGAGTCTGAGCTTAAGTGCTCAAACTCGTTTTGGGTGGTCGTGACTCATTTTAACCGTTTTAGTGACCGTGGATTTACGTTAGTTTTCGTGACGTAAATCTTCAATTTCAGGCACGTGGAATTCTTTCCGTTCCAGGGCGTGGACGATGCGGTCGAGTTTTTCTTCGTCAACTTCGGCGGGCAGGGTGAACATGGTACGGTGGACCAATTCACCTTCCTGCGCGTCCAGGCTAATCACACTGGCAATCGAGGTGTACTTGGTGATGACCTTGGCCATACCGGCCAAATCGCCCCGTTCACCAGCCGAAACGACGGTTAAGACGTAACTGCCGATGTTCACGTTCCAGGATTGGGATAACATGTCCATCAGACGGGTGTGGGTCAGAATGCCGTAAAAGGCGTTCTTGTCGTCTAGGACCGCGATGTAAGGCAAGTCCTTGATCGAGAAGAAGACGTTGAAGAAGGCGGCATTGACAGAAATAAACTTGGTGGCATTTTTCAGCAGGGACGTCACTGGCAACTGCATATCACCGCCCCGTGATTTATGGCGGTAAATGTGCATCTTGTAGATGTTTCCCCGGAAGATTTGCCCCGTTTCATCTAGAATTGGCACACAACGGTACCCGGAATCTTCGAGGACTTTTAAGGCCTGTTCCAGGGTGATATCCTCGCGAACCGTGACTAAACGTTCCTTCGGTTTCACTAGGGATTTAAGCAGCATAGCAGATGACCTCCTAAAATTAGAAAAATTCTCATAATCTTTCCTAATGATACCATATTCACCGGTTATTAGGTAGTTTAATTTTAATAAAGGTGGTAAACCAGCGGTTAAGATTGGGTAACTAATCAAGTGGTAAGTCACTGACAATGCGGGTGGTGCGACCCAGTCAAAACAGGAAGCAGTCCGGAGACCGCTCCCTGTTTTTTGAGAAAATGATTAAAGTTTAAAAGACGATGACGGGAGTTCCTACTTTGACGTTGGCATAAACGGAAGCAATCTTGGAAGGTGGCGTGTTCACACACCCGTGTGACCCGTGCTTCTTGTACCAAGTGCCCCCGTATTGGGGTTGCCACGAGGAATCGTGAATGCCGACGCCGGTATCGTCGATCGGCATCCAGTACTTAACCTTCGATGCGTAGCTGGAGCCGTTATCGTTTTGTCCGCGTAACGTGGTGTTCCGTTGCTTACTCCAGATAACCCATACCCCAGTCGGCGTGTGGTGGGCCGTCGTTGATAAACCGGTGACCACGTCAGTCGAAACCACGACTTTGCCGTTCTTGTAGACCCACATGTGTTGGTTGGTCTTATCAACTTCCACGTAGGAGTTGCCAATGTCGGTCCCGTTGCTGTGATAACCGGATCCCTGAATGGTCGGGGTGCGGGTCATCCCTTTGCCCGCTAAGACCAGCTTACTGAGGACGGGTACTTCCTTCTTGACGTTGATGCTCCATCCATACAGCCCTGCAGTAACCTTGACCGTTCCGCGCTTAGTCGATTTGAAGCTGCGGGTTTTATTGATGGTCCCGTATTGGTGGCTGAGCTTAGTCAGGTACTGCTTGATGGCCGTCTGGTTCGTGGCGAGTTGCCCGTTTTTCAGGGTCAGCCAGTTACCCAGAGTGGTGGCCGAGAGCGTGATCTTGTGCCCGCTTAACTTATAAACGTAGGTTTGCTTGGTGATTGCTTGGGCTTTGGCCTTGGCCGTCTTAAAACTGGCGCTGGTCGTGGTGACCTGAGGCTTAATGTAGTCTCGATCAACGTTGACCGTGGTATGACCCTGTTCGATGGCCGCCGTGATGGACTTGGCCACTTTGGCGGTATCCAGTTGGTTCCCGTTGGTTTCTTTAGTGACCTGTAATTGATCATCTTGGTAGGTAAATGAGGCATCCTTGGAAGCCGTGCGGTGCTGGTTAGCCTTAGTGGTGATTTGCTTAGCTAGATTTAAAATACTTTGATGATTCTCGTTGCTGGCGTTGAGTTTCAGGCTATCCGCCGTTGCCGTCATCATGTGTGACGGCCAACTCCAAGCATTTTGGTGATTGATCAGTTGTTGCAAGGACTTGGTGGACGTCACCTTGAGCTTGGCCTGTTGGGTGTTAAAGGACGCGACCGTCTGGTTGCCATCCTTCAGCGTTAATTTCTGGTCCTGCATTGCGGCCTTTAACTTGGCTGCCGCTTGCTTAGCGGAGCTGCCACCAACGTTAACGCCCGCAATTTGGGTATCGTTAAAGAAC
Above is a window of Levilactobacillus zymae DNA encoding:
- the cbpA gene encoding cyclic di-AMP binding protein CbpA yields the protein MLLKSLVKPKERLVTVREDITLEQALKVLEDSGYRCVPILDETGQIFRGNIYKMHIYRHKSRGGDMQLPVTSLLKNATKFISVNAAFFNVFFSIKDLPYIAVLDDKNAFYGILTHTRLMDMLSQSWNVNIGSYVLTVVSAGERGDLAGMAKVITKYTSIASVISLDAQEGELVHRTMFTLPAEVDEEKLDRIVHALERKEFHVPEIEDLRHEN
- the alr gene encoding alanine racemase; translated protein: MAVGEHRPTRLVIDRQALRHNIQTEVKRLKSDCELFMVVKANGYGHGAVQVAQVAKDAGATGFCVAILDEALELRAAGFNDPILVLGVTRPEDAVLMAQERISTVVADIKWLREASRYLELTPHNRPLNVHLGLDTGMGRIGFRTTDELTAALNFLSVQVDDFNFEGIFTHFSTADDPDDTYFKQQLAKWRELTAVLPFRPRYVHVSNSATSLWHDACNDNMVRFGAAGYGLNPSGTAIPQTPYPLQPAMQLVSELVYTKRLHAGESVSYGATYTAQTDEWVGTVPIGYADGYERRLQGFHVLVGGQFCEIIGRICMDQLMIRLPQNYVRGTRVTLVGTNGGQTITLQDMADYCGTIHYEIACGFTSRLPRQYRD
- a CDS encoding type II toxin-antitoxin system PemK/MazF family toxin, which gives rise to MARVEVKRGDVFFADLSPVVGSEQGGMRPVLIIQNNVGNHYSPTVIVAAITARIEKPKMPTHVGISADNTGIERDSVILLEQIRTIDKQRLKDQVTHLDVKTMAAVDAALATSIGLADRSRKKRPTKKVHSNRQTRVQ
- a CDS encoding L,D-transpeptidase family protein — its product is MKKRKAVVIGIVTACVAVGAIYVGQALHYSSANVFFNDTQIAGVNVGGSSAKQAAAKLKAAMQDQKLTLKDGNQTVASFNTQQAKLKVTSTKSLQQLINHQNAWSWPSHMMTATADSLKLNASNENHQSILNLAKQITTKANQHRTASKDASFTYQDDQLQVTKETNGNQLDTAKVAKSITAAIEQGHTTVNVDRDYIKPQVTTTSASFKTAKAKAQAITKQTYVYKLSGHKITLSATTLGNWLTLKNGQLATNQTAIKQYLTKLSHQYGTINKTRSFKSTKRGTVKVTAGLYGWSINVKKEVPVLSKLVLAGKGMTRTPTIQGSGYHSNGTDIGNSYVEVDKTNQHMWVYKNGKVVVSTDVVTGLSTTAHHTPTGVWVIWSKQRNTTLRGQNDNGSSYASKVKYWMPIDDTGVGIHDSSWQPQYGGTWYKKHGSHGCVNTPPSKIASVYANVKVGTPVIVF
- a CDS encoding gamma-glutamyl-gamma-aminobutyrate hydrolase family protein translates to MRKLIGITADVLFATTPVINEKHADFVPRDAVNAVLASGGIPVSLPHLPADQVDGLLSRLDGIIFTGGPDIDPTLFGEDPVPALGLTYRPRDLFEIALAQHAVAQHIPILGICRGMQLINVALGGTLYQDLATQYPGDDRLQHHQIAPGNLPTHYVTVSPSALQRTVGSHPFVNSRHHQAIKTPAPGVRVVARANDGVIEGIETPNANIQGVQWHPENMWAADAHQRALFQAFVARLK
- the acpS gene encoding holo-ACP synthase; the protein is MIYGTGIDITDLARVKEVVTKYPSFLTRVLTPGELVDYQQLSGQRAIEYLGGRWSVKESYGKALGTGIGHDFGFQDLEVRDNAAGRPVVKFHPFGGIAHVSISHTASVVMTQVILERGQS
- a CDS encoding aspartate-semialdehyde dehydrogenase, which codes for MSEGYTVAILGATGAVGTRMIQQLAASTIPVARLKLLASQRSAGKTLTFKDQQITVEETTPDSFDGVDIVLASAGGSVSKKFLPEAVKRGAVCVDNTSAFRMEPDVPLVVPEVNENVLPRHHGIIANPNCSTIMMMVALEPIRQAVGLKQIIVSTYQAASGAGQTALNELYSEAQDYLDHKDMQAEIFPTKGEPKHYPLAFNLLPQIDVLEDNYYSHEEWKMIHETKKIMLDDMDAPDIKVTATCVRVPVPISHGESIWIDTGDPDATVDELRAAIDAAPGVVLQDDPAHQVYPQPINATGKRETFVGRIRADLENPGAFNLWAVSDNLLKGAAWNTVQIAERLVAQKLV